A window of Pungitius pungitius chromosome 19, fPunPun2.1, whole genome shotgun sequence genomic DNA:
ACGGCGATAAACTTTGACTCTCGCAGGTCCAAGTGTCTCCCGGCAGAGGTCAATGAAACGCGGGACTCTTAATCTCCGTCTagtcatccatcttcaaaccacttTTGAACACAAAAGAAGTCTACGGTAGAAGTACAAATACTTAGGGAAGACTAGACTAGGGCAACATCTCCATTAACCACGACGGACTGACTCAGTGACTTTAAACTTGAGCTGTAATTTACCCTTAAAACGGCAGTTCAAATTGGTCCAATAAGACAGAGGTGTAATATGTGTCCAACGGCGCCATCTACCGGTCAACCTGAGCTACTCGCAGTGTGTCACACCTACAGCCTGGAATAGCTTGCGCTGCAGCGGCTGGTAGGAGCAGATCTCCTTGAGGCTCCAGGTGCAGGACATGTTGGGTCTCTGTCCCAGTCCACTGCACGGCGCGTCCAGAAGAACCCGGTCAAAGCTTTCGGGTGGAAAGGGAGGTCCTGGAATACGTCCACGACACAAGTGAGACTTATTGTTATTATGGTTATTGGTTTAACGGCGTACGTCGTGTCGCTCTGTACCTTCGGCCCGGGGGCTCGGGTCGCTGCTCACAGCTCGAGTGCTGTCAAAGCAATAAACTTTGATGGAACGTAGATGTAACATTTGGGCATTTTGACGGATCCGATCGATCTTATTTCGGATCCTGTCCAAAGCAACGACCTCGCCCTGTGAGAGACAGACGGAATAAGGCTTAGGAAACGCTTCCTTATGAATGTCGATTTATTCACCTGAATAGATACAGATATAGTCCCTTGTTCTCAGTACCATGCGGTTAGTTAGTTTCCCTCCGTGTTATTCCTCAGATAAAATGTTTCCTCATTATATCAACTCCTGTAAAATACACACCAGTGAACTGAAACTGAACTACTCAACACAGGAATATTTATTGGAAGTATAAAAGATGTTGGATTCAATTACAATTTTAAGCTTGCTCTATTTTTCTTTGTTAATGAAACCATGTATATATAACCATATTTAAAATACGTCTTCTTCACAGaggacaaaaaaggaaaaaagaaagaaaacaccccTTAATGATCAATGATCCCATTTATTGTCTTATTACTCTTAAGACTTATTAGATGAGTGTTATATAGAGTGCATTTTTCCCCCGATGGAAACCCTTTATGTCAACTCAGCAAACGTCTGCCACTCGTACCTGGTCCCTCATGAGCGCAGCGATGTGGCAGGTCTTCCCTCCGGGGGCCGCGCACATATCCAGGATCCGTTCTCCAGGTCGGGGCCCGAGGACGTGTCCCACAACTACGGAGGGAAGGTTCTGCACAACGTGAAAAGCAGAGCATCCCTCTGTTCTGCCATGTTACCAATGTGAGGACACTTTAAGTAAACTTTAAGGACATTGATAGTCAGCTGCAGGGCACAGTGTAGCTCACTTACATGTTCTAATGAGAGTAATACCTGTAGAAATGCCATGTCGGGTAGAACTCCGTCGAAGGAAGGACTCTGGTAAAGTGGGTCCACCATCCGAACGCCTATTCCTCTAAAAAAATCGATGACAGtgactgtgttttatttttaaaatttaaaatgattacatAATCGTTTGACCTGAGGAAGACTCAAACTTGTCttgtttttgtacttttggAGCCTCATTTGTCCATCAGAGTCCTAAATGACATCTTAACTGCATACATGTAATATTCTAAGGTGACGAGGCTGCTTGACACATGGTGTACGTATATTATGATAACGGTGATCACTATGCGAGTACTATATGAATACACCATGTTAGATATCCTACTGTACGGGGTCCAAGAAGACCTCCTCTTATCTGACCTTACTTGACAGGTTCATCCGTGCAGAAGATGGCCGAGCGGTCCACTTGCGCGACGCCGTTCCCCACAAACACTCGGCTCCCCTGGAAGCTCGTGGCCCCTCGGGTGCACCGCCCCTCCGAGTCCGAGAGGACGGACACCGCGTCGCCCGCCTTCATGTCTGAGGGCAAGCAAACGAGGGTGGATTTCACGCTCAATGGCCACAATCAACACAGTCGTGAGGGTGGATTTGCATCGACTTTGACAGCATCTGCCTcgggggtgtggggtggggggggggggggggggtgtctcacaCTTTGGGCTGGCGACGATCCCCGGGACGAAGACGTGAGCGCCTCGAAGTACGGCGCTGCCGCACTGAGCGCCGACCACCACCTCTGAGCCGAGCCGCTTCACCGGCCTGAGGCACACGAGACGGAAGGAAGACACGCTATTTCACACCTGCGtgtccccccccggggggggggggggggggggcatcctcgAAACCACGGCAACGTGGTGCCATGGATGGAGAATAAAAACCCTCACTAGACAGATTATTATTGAGCTGCTACTGTGTTGTATTCTTTctactctctctctttgtgcgtCATTGCGTGAGTCCACGTGGGCTTTGGCCTCAGTTTTGCGTAGAGCGGATTCGTCTGACGCGGCTCCAGCATTCCTCACGTACCTCGGCCCGTCGACGGGAAGGAGCAGCACGTCTGGGATTCGCGGGTGAGGAACAATCTGAGCGGAGACCTCCCCTGCGGATGAGCTGCACATCTGCTGctcgaacaacaacaacagcaacgaCGCTGAATGATCAGGAATCGACTGACGCGCCACCGTGGGCCACTTTACTTTCTCCATCTTTCACCCTCACCTTTTCCAGCTCTTGTGCCAACTTGtgttggatctcctccaggGGAGCGAGATGGGTACTTGCCCGAACACAAGTGTGCGAAGGAGGGTGTGACAGACAGGTGAGCAGCTTCTGGAAACGGCATTCCGCCTCCTGATGGCCGACTGCAGCTAAAACCTGAGCGCAAGCACGTTCCAATTAGGAGAACTCAAACAAACATAAGAACAACACGGCACTAATTTCAATAAACCTTCCAGTTCCAGCTTCCAGGTCGGTTCAAATCTCTAAAActcacttttaaacattttgttgGAACATTTTCTTAGGGAGGAATTTGTACAGATAACATCAGTTTATCTAAAATCGAAGGTTCCCGCATCATTCCTGTGTTATCTTTTCCAAAGAGAGACAGGAAATCTTTTTCATGAAAGGTCATGATTCATGATTCTccagaagggaagaaaaaaaaaaatcacatataAGTTCTTACCTCCTTGTTTAAGAAGACACTCCTGAGATAATCAGCAACTTCGGGCTTCAGTGAAATCCTTGGAAAAATAGACATTCTTCAATCTGCATGAAGAAAAATATCAGCTCAattcaaacattaaaaataaattaatcacAATTCATGAAATTAAGTAGGAGAATGGAGATAAAAAGTTTAGAAACTTCTGATGTTGATTGGATGAGGCTAAAAATGCATATATATTGAAGACAAAGGACACATTAAAATAGTATACACTATTACAACTAAGAATACCAAAACTGCTACTACTAAAAACAattgttattataatattataccTACAGAAGTCAGGCTGATTGTAACTGGGATCCTGTTAAAGCTATTTAAGAAAACGTtttaacaaaacagaaaatgagaAATACATATAgtaaattattatatatttatgaaaGATATGAGTTGTATGACTACTTGTGTAACAATctgaattaaatgtaaaaacgtgaaatattacatttatggTAAAGATTTGAGCACGTGATGCACTATCAACCCAAACCTATGATATACTACTTTATGTCCCACACACGGGCTACATTTATAATCTGAACGCTACAAACCGTGCGCAGATTTATAGTTAATGAGTGGTCAGTTAAAATAATTTTCAAATATAATTGTGAGGGCAGTATAAAGCCGTTAAAAATCGTTAGGTAACTACTCACGTTTTATGCAGGCAGCCCTCGTTTGTTTTGGCAAACACTTCCGCACACGTCACGAACTATGTCACGTGACAGTAGTTTAATTCATAAATGTACCGTAATGCACCCTGTCAGTGTTTGCTAATAAATTACTTCATACAATTGGAACCATGTAGGAAGAAATTGGCTTTGACGTAAAATAGAATTGCACAATtgatgattaaaataaaataccgCCGTTACAACACATTTCAGTCCCCAGTACTACGAATAAAATTAATTATAATAGTAATATAATTACCAAAATCTAAAAGCACAGTATCAATGCAATGTATCTGCATTGTGCGAGGAAAagtgaaaaactaaaaaaactaTTAAATAAGTTCTGTTAGGCTGTGCCCAGTAAGCTTTACAATAATAACTATGCATTATAATTGAATAAAATTCCATGTGTTAATGAGGTACCTGTTTATGTCTGCTCCCTTTTAGAAAAGCCTCGCATCAACATAGATAAGATAAGAGCACCGGAGGCAACCAATGactggagaagagaggagggaaattCTAAAGACAGACAAATACAacgttgttcttttttttgctgaactTTAACAGTCTCGCATCTCAAGAAATCTGAGAGTGAGTTACAGTATTCGCCGCACAAGATCAATGACGTTTCCGGTCCTCCTGTCTGTATCTCACTTCAAGTCATTTAACGTTGTCACCATTTACACACACTTGTTTCTAGTCCATCCCTCATGGGGCTCCGTGTTTCActcaa
This region includes:
- the nsun6 gene encoding tRNA (cytosine(72)-C(5))-methyltransferase NSUN6, which codes for MSIFPRISLKPEVADYLRSVFLNKEVLAAVGHQEAECRFQKLLTCLSHPPSHTCVRASTHLAPLEEIQHKLAQELEKQMCSSSAGEVSAQIVPHPRIPDVLLLPVDGPRPVKRLGSEVVVGAQCGSAVLRGAHVFVPGIVASPKYMKAGDAVSVLSDSEGRCTRGATSFQGSRVFVGNGVAQVDRSAIFCTDEPVKGIGVRMVDPLYQSPSFDGVLPDMAFLQNLPSVVVGHVLGPRPGERILDMCAAPGGKTCHIAALMRDQGEVVALDRIRNKIDRIRQNAQMLHLRSIKVYCFDSTRAVSSDPSPRAEGPPFPPESFDRVLLDAPCSGLGQRPNMSCTWSLKEICSYQPLQRKLFQAAVRLLKKGGVLVYSTCTVTLSENEEQIAWALETFPCLTLQPQEPHIGAEGMLGAGLSPEQLRLLQRFSPELTWDRTGAAAPLPCGADGDTIGFFIAKFLKT